In a genomic window of Sardina pilchardus chromosome 20, fSarPil1.1, whole genome shotgun sequence:
- the gmfb gene encoding glia maturation factor beta codes for MSESLVVCDVDEDLVKKLREFRFRKETNNAAIIMKIDKDRQLVILDEEHEDISPDDLKDELPERQPRFVVYSYKYVHDDGRVSYPLCFIFSSPVGCKPEQQMMYAGSKNKLVQTVELTKVFEIRNTEDLTEEWLREKLGFFR; via the exons AGTGAATCATtggttgtgtgtgatgttgatgAGGATCTAGTGAAAAAACTGCGGGAGTTTCGTTTCCGAAAGGAGACCAACAATGCCGCCATTATCA TGAAGATTGACAAGGACCGACAGCTGGTAATCCTTGATGAGGAACATGAG GACATTTCTCCTGATGACTTGAAGGATGAACTCCCAGAAAGACAACCAAG ATTTGTGGTCTACAGTTATAAGTATGTGCACGATGACGGACGGGTGTCCTACCCTCTCTGCTTCATCTTTTCAAGTCCTGTTG GTTGCAAACCAGAACAACAAATGATGTATGCTGGGAGCAAAAACAAACTGGTTCAAACTGTAGAATTAACTAAG GTGTTTGAGATCAGGAACACCGAGGACCTGACTGAGGAGTGGCTGAGGGAGAAGCTGGGATTTTTCCGCTAG